The Maniola hyperantus chromosome 19, iAphHyp1.2, whole genome shotgun sequence genome has a window encoding:
- the LOC117991418 gene encoding pancreatic triacylglycerol lipase produces the protein MFWTMLNNTATCQLMTFFIGITQVCFMPAPVGDCDTCCPRDDVIDIQYKLFTRENPIYHDSIIPGDKRALYATRFSTSRPTVIYLYGFSEAVTGASTTMLKSAFLRNGDYNFIAVDWSRLIVFPWYISAVRNTRYMGMRLADFVEFLNSTGVPAKYLHVIGFSLGAEAAGFAGKILQSRDGKLKLGRITGLDPAYPGYNLGGQENHLARGDAIFVDVLHTNPGIFGFPDPIGDVDFYPNSGQWIQPGCWFDELVKNRELSYFYGCSHNRAWRLYVESIGNPRGFPATLCRDWTSATASCSFEVDGYMGFGAELPAKGKMYLLTNDKPPFARNGP, from the exons GCATCACTCAAGTGTGCTTCATGCCAGCGCCGGTGGGCGATTGTGACACCTGTTGCCCAAGAGACGATGTCATCGACATTCAATATAAACTTTTCACTAG GGAAAATCCAATTTACCACGATTCCATCATACCGGGGGACAAAAGAGCGTTATATGCAACGCGTTTCAGTACATCAAGACCCACAGTcatttatttatatggattCTCTGAAGCCGTCACAGGAGCAAGCACTACAATGTTGAAAAGTG CGTTTTTACGTAATGGTGATTACAACTTTATTGCTGTGGATTGGTCCCGACTTATCGTGTTTCCATG GTACATATCAGCAGTAAGAAACACAAGATACATGGGAATGAGGTTAGCAGATTTTGTAGAGTTCTTGAACTCTACTGGCGTGCCAGCAAAATATCTGCATGTTATCGGATTTTCATTAGGAGCGGAGGCTGCCGGGTTTGCAGGCAAGATCCTCCAGTCTCGTGATGGGAAACTAAAACTGGGAAGAATCACAG GATTGGATCCGGCGTATCCAGGTTATAATTTGGGCGGCCAAGAAAACCATCTTGCTAGAGGAGACGCTATATTCGTGGACGTGCTTCACACAAACCCTGGGATCTTTGGGTTTCCTGATCCGATTGGGGACGTGGACTTCTACCCGAACTCCGGGCAGTGGATCCAGCCTGGATGCTGGTTCGATGAGCTCGTGAAGAATAGAGAGCTCAGTTATTTTT ATGGCTGCAGTCACAACCGTGCTTGGAGGTTGTATGTGGAATCTATTGGGAACCCTAGAGGATTCCCGGCAACGCTATGTAGGGACTGGACAAGCGCGACAGCATCTTGTAGCTTTGAGGTTGACGGTTATATGGGCTTCGGAGCTGAGTTACC ggcAAAAGGCAAAATGTATTTGCTGACGAACGATAAGCCACCGTTCGCTAGAAATGGACCCTAG